CCGAGGTGGCAGAGCCTGTGTTTGAAAATCCGGTGCCACCGCCGGAAATACCCGTGCCCATTTACGCGCCAGCCAACTCGAATATAAACCAATAAACTGCGTATTGTGCACAATGTTCGGGATGGCAGTTTGAAGCCGGTCTTACAATTTAACCGCTTTGCCACTTTCGGCGGATTGGTTGGCCGCCACCGTGACCGCCAATGTCTTGAGGCCATCCTCATAGGATGACTTGATCCCGGACCGGTCGCCGGTCTTGACAGCATCAATAAATGCCCGGCTTTCCAGGGCGAGCGCTTTCTCACCTGAGGCGATCTCGATTTTCTTGTTTTCAGGCAGTTCTATGGTCACGTTGCACTCTGCCCCGGAGAACCGGGCACAAAGATCCACCCCGTAGGCGGTCAGGCCAACGCCGCCCCCGACATTGGGGATAACCGAGCAATAGATATTCCCGACCGCGCCGTTCTTAAAAACCAGCTGCACCATCATCGAATCGTCGATGGTGAAATAGGCGGGCCGCGCCGCCTTAACCCCCCGTTGCGCCACCGCATAAACACTCTGCACATCACCAAACAGATAGCGGGCCAGGTCCACCGCATGCGTGGCCTGCTCCAGGAACTGGCCACCGGATAAATGCTTCCTCACCCACCAACCGTCCGAACCGTCCCACATACCCAGCAGCCAGCCGCCTTGCAACAGCACCGGTTTCTGCACCTGGAACAGCTCCCGGACCGTATTGACCGAGGCACGATAGCGACTCATATATCCGACCGAGGTGAGGAGGTTCTTTTTCTCCACCCTTTTGGCGATCTTTTCGGCAAACCGGAGATCCAGGGCGACAGGCTTCTCCACAAAAAACGGAATATTATGTTTCAGCGCCGCGAGTTCTGCCGGGCCATGGGCGAAAGGCGGCAACAGGATGAATAGGGCATCGGGCCGCGCCTCCTTAATCATCGACTCGGCATCGGCATAGACTTTACCCTGCCCGCCGCAAAGATCCCGCAGCCCCGCCGCCGCTTTTTCGGACGGGTTGCACCAACCCGTAAATTCAACATCCGGGAAGTCCTTCAACCCTTGTTCAAGATGCGCTTTCGCGATTTTTCCCGCCCCGATAAATCCAAGTTTTACTTTCCCCATGATTCCCCCTCTCCTTGGCGGAAAGCCGCTTAAATCCGGTCGGGCGTCTCGATCCCAAGTAACTTCAAGCCCTGGCGCAGCAGCTTCGCCACGACTGAACACAGGCGCACCCGGCTCTCGCGCACCCCTTCCGGGGCCTTGAGGAACGGTACATTCTGGTAGAAGGTGCTATAGGCGGAGGCTAATTCATAGAGATAGTCGGCCAGAATGCTGGGCTTATAGCTGTCGGCCGCCCGCACCACGGCTTCGGGAAATCTCAGGATCATGATCGCCAGGACCCGCTCAATGGGTTCCCCCAGGAGAATCGGGAATTTCGTCAGATCATGGCCCGGATACAGATCACGATATTTGTCCTGAACACTGGCAATCCGCGCATAGGCATACTGGAGGTAGGGCGCGGAATTTCCATCCAAAGCCAACGCCTTCTCCCAGGTGAAGGTGACCAGACTCTGGGGATTCTGACTCAGGTCCGTATACTTGACCGCCCCGATCCCGGCAGCACGCGCAATGTTCGCCTGACGATCCTCCGGCATCTCGGGACTGGACTCCTTGACGACAGCCAGCGCACGGGCCTCCGCCTCGTCCAGATACTTCTCCAGCTTGATGACATTCCCCTGGCGGGTGGAGAAGGTCCCTTCGGGCAACCGCATCAGCCCGAACCAGACATGTTCCAGATGGGTCTTGCAGCCCAACTTGCGCGCCACCGCAAACACCTGCCGGAAGTGGTTCTGCTGACGCTCGTCCGTCACATAAATAATCTTATCGGGATGAAACTCTTCAATCCGGCTCTGGATGGTGGCCAGATCGGTCGTGGCATAATTAAATCCGCCATCGGTTTTTTTCACGATGCAGGGCGGTAATTTCTCATCATCCAGGAAGGCCACCAGGGCCCCGTCACTCTCGCGGGCCAAGCCCTGGTCCAACAAGGCCTGAACCACACCCGGCAGGCGGTCATTGTAATAGCTCTCGCCCCGCATGAGATCAAATTCGACATCCAGTCGCTTATAGATGTGGGCAAATTCCTTGAGGCTCAATTCCACGAATTGCTGCCAGAGCCGGCGGTTTTCAGGATCTCCCGCCTGAAGCTTGACCAGTTCCTGGCGGGCCTGGGCCATCCACGTCTCATCCTGCTTGGACTGCTCGTAACTCTTGACATAAACCCGTTCAAGCTCCTCGATAGGGGCCGCTTCAAG
The sequence above is a segment of the bacterium genome. Coding sequences within it:
- a CDS encoding Gfo/Idh/MocA family oxidoreductase, producing MGKVKLGFIGAGKIAKAHLEQGLKDFPDVEFTGWCNPSEKAAAGLRDLCGGQGKVYADAESMIKEARPDALFILLPPFAHGPAELAALKHNIPFFVEKPVALDLRFAEKIAKRVEKKNLLTSVGYMSRYRASVNTVRELFQVQKPVLLQGGWLLGMWDGSDGWWVRKHLSGGQFLEQATHAVDLARYLFGDVQSVYAVAQRGVKAARPAYFTIDDSMMVQLVFKNGAVGNIYCSVIPNVGGGVGLTAYGVDLCARFSGAECNVTIELPENKKIEIASGEKALALESRAFIDAVKTGDRSGIKSSYEDGLKTLAVTVAANQSAESGKAVKL
- the argS gene encoding arginine--tRNA ligase, with product MTTIEQLLSDWMRDAFQRALPEITEGWEAIGVVATTSAEFGDYQCNHSMGFAKRLKKNPRQIADAVVKLAPPIEAVAKLEIAGPGFINITLNQDWLARKVDVAGNDPLLGTPQLGSGKTVILDYSSPNVAKPMHIGHIRSTVIGNALDRLHRFLGYKVISDNHLGDWGTQFGIMIMGYRHFADPVALEAAPIEELERVYVKSYEQSKQDETWMAQARQELVKLQAGDPENRRLWQQFVELSLKEFAHIYKRLDVEFDLMRGESYYNDRLPGVVQALLDQGLARESDGALVAFLDDEKLPPCIVKKTDGGFNYATTDLATIQSRIEEFHPDKIIYVTDERQQNHFRQVFAVARKLGCKTHLEHVWFGLMRLPEGTFSTRQGNVIKLEKYLDEAEARALAVVKESSPEMPEDRQANIARAAGIGAVKYTDLSQNPQSLVTFTWEKALALDGNSAPYLQYAYARIASVQDKYRDLYPGHDLTKFPILLGEPIERVLAIMILRFPEAVVRAADSYKPSILADYLYELASAYSTFYQNVPFLKAPEGVRESRVRLCSVVAKLLRQGLKLLGIETPDRI